Proteins encoded by one window of Cylindrospermum stagnale PCC 7417:
- a CDS encoding NAD(P)H-quinone oxidoreductase subunit J: MADEESKVVPAAAEALVQAGIVSQWLAENGFDHESLAPDANGVEIIKVAADFLLPTATALYAYGFNCLQFQSGIDLGPGQDLVSVYHLIKISDNADRPAEVRVKVFLPRENPTVPSLYWIWKTADWQERESYDMYGIIYEGHPNLKRILMPEDWVGWPLRKDYISPDFYELQDAY, from the coding sequence CGAAAGTAGTCCCAGCAGCGGCAGAAGCTCTAGTCCAAGCCGGTATTGTTTCCCAGTGGTTGGCGGAAAATGGTTTTGACCATGAGTCTTTAGCACCCGATGCTAACGGAGTAGAGATTATTAAGGTGGCGGCTGATTTTTTGCTACCTACTGCTACAGCTTTGTATGCCTACGGGTTTAATTGTCTCCAGTTTCAGTCTGGCATTGACTTGGGGCCAGGACAAGATTTGGTGAGTGTTTATCACTTGATTAAAATCAGTGATAATGCTGATAGACCGGCAGAAGTGCGGGTGAAGGTGTTCTTACCACGGGAAAATCCCACGGTGCCTTCACTGTACTGGATTTGGAAAACGGCGGATTGGCAAGAGCGCGAATCTTACGATATGTACGGCATTATCTACGAAGGACACCCAAATCTGAAGCGGATTTTGATGCCGGAAGATTGGGTAGGTTGGCCGTTGCGTAAGGATTACATCTCGCCTGATTTCTACGAGTTGCAAGATGCTTATTAA
- a CDS encoding ATP-binding protein codes for MSEDLLKAFQEAYRNLELLPLKYQNDLDKFRVDYGNEVIEELEQLVEDSPNGDGKIIFTGHRGCGKSTLLYEFKRRLDDRYFVVSFSISDTIEMSDVNHVNILFAIAVNLMYEAEACQVEIPKSTKDSFYKWFATRIKTETETLDAEASTGFDLLKLFRGALKVNASVRNEIKQEFERKISDLVARINDIANVIELSLKNKKKVLVIIDDLDKLELARVDDIYRDNIKALCLPGFRIIYTIPIAVLRDKFLRQLIETETNDQIVVMPVLKLFEKAQSRQPNPQPRAEAKDVLCEILQKRIADELIEPQAAEKIVLNSGGVLRELIRIANECCRICLRLIRRKPGQIVVINEQILDEAVNNIRNDFAVPLGKVDYAILQNTYENFMPDDPKEAAFLDLLHGLYVLEYRNRKNWYDVHPIVVELLRDQGLINGSQGTI; via the coding sequence ATGTCTGAAGATTTATTAAAAGCGTTTCAGGAAGCATATCGAAATTTGGAACTGTTACCACTCAAATATCAGAATGACTTAGATAAATTCCGAGTGGATTATGGTAATGAGGTAATTGAAGAGTTAGAGCAATTAGTTGAAGACAGTCCTAATGGTGATGGCAAAATTATCTTCACGGGACATCGCGGTTGTGGTAAGTCTACATTGTTATATGAATTTAAAAGGCGATTGGATGATCGTTATTTTGTGGTTTCATTTTCTATTTCAGACACTATTGAAATGTCAGATGTTAACCATGTCAATATCCTTTTTGCTATTGCAGTCAACTTAATGTATGAGGCGGAAGCATGCCAAGTAGAAATTCCTAAATCTACAAAAGATTCTTTTTATAAGTGGTTTGCAACTCGAATTAAAACAGAAACTGAAACTTTAGATGCGGAAGCATCTACAGGTTTTGATTTGCTCAAATTGTTTAGAGGTGCGTTAAAAGTTAATGCTTCTGTTCGCAATGAAATCAAACAAGAATTTGAGCGCAAAATTTCAGATTTAGTCGCCCGTATTAATGATATCGCTAATGTAATTGAATTAAGTCTTAAAAATAAAAAAAAGGTTTTAGTGATTATTGATGATTTAGATAAACTAGAATTGGCAAGGGTTGATGATATTTATCGTGACAATATTAAAGCTTTATGCCTACCAGGTTTTAGGATTATTTACACAATACCTATCGCGGTTTTACGAGACAAGTTTCTCAGACAGCTGATTGAGACGGAGACTAATGACCAAATTGTAGTGATGCCTGTTTTAAAATTGTTTGAAAAGGCGCAAAGTCGTCAGCCTAACCCTCAGCCTCGTGCTGAAGCAAAGGATGTTTTATGTGAAATATTACAAAAGCGGATTGCCGATGAACTTATAGAACCGCAAGCGGCGGAGAAAATTGTTTTAAATAGCGGTGGTGTCTTGCGGGAGTTGATTAGAATTGCTAACGAATGTTGCCGAATTTGTCTGCGATTAATCCGGCGTAAACCTGGACAAATTGTGGTGATTAACGAGCAAATTTTGGATGAAGCAGTAAATAACATCCGTAATGATTTCGCTGTTCCTTTGGGTAAGGTTGATTATGCCATATTGCAAAATACTTATGAAAATTTTATGCCTGATGACCCCAAGGAAGCTGCATTTTTAGATTTACTACACGGACTTTATGTTTTGGAATACCGCAATCGTAAGAACTGGTATGATGTTCACCCAATTGTTGTAGAACTTTTGAGAGACCAGGGGTTGATAAATGGCAGCCAAGGAACTATTTGA
- a CDS encoding tetratricopeptide repeat protein — MAAKELFDADDEQNLDAYDDLIVSIQAKESGLSLLIAVCDDANFRDEIIAKYEAELQSKFRLYRVTLARGEPSLKAAIYQLVQSEEYLRQGGKAVITVTGAEQLYFLRMGEERSEQEIFFGYLQWTREAMRDFPYPIVIWVTNQILSKLIKKASDFWSWRAGVFHFVSRKKNTVSSRELEPIHSVLIESELSGFDDENPYFLPIEDLRQFIYQKEQEGIKDSSLATLYFSLGNIYRRRLDKGEYQDYRKEQELAIECFSKAVEVQKELDLEKDLATSLNNLAALYKSQGRYSDAEPLYLQSLEIKKRQLGQDHPDVANSLNNLAALYEFQGRYSDAEPLYLQSLEILKRQLGQDHPDVATSLNNLASLYKSQGRYSDAEPLYLQSLEIRKRQLGQDHPNVATSLNNLAILYEAQNQYAEAENFSKQALVIYQKSLGEQHPDTQNAALTVKMLHIMKLLYCNKETLFDVLKSLAQQAEFPAFNTEVSLAMLEKLESNLDLLSDIREALQQQTEALDEDT; from the coding sequence ATGGCAGCCAAGGAACTATTTGATGCTGATGATGAGCAAAATTTGGATGCTTATGATGATTTGATTGTGAGCATTCAAGCTAAAGAATCTGGTTTGAGTTTGCTAATAGCTGTTTGTGATGATGCTAATTTTCGTGATGAGATTATTGCTAAGTATGAAGCAGAATTACAGTCTAAATTTCGCCTTTATCGGGTGACATTGGCACGGGGTGAACCGAGTCTCAAGGCTGCTATTTACCAACTTGTACAAAGTGAAGAATATCTGCGTCAGGGAGGAAAGGCTGTCATAACTGTAACGGGTGCTGAACAGCTTTATTTTCTCAGAATGGGGGAGGAAAGGTCAGAACAAGAGATTTTCTTCGGTTATTTACAGTGGACGAGGGAAGCTATGCGCGATTTTCCTTATCCAATTGTTATTTGGGTGACTAACCAGATTTTGAGTAAATTGATTAAAAAAGCTTCTGATTTCTGGAGTTGGCGTGCTGGTGTATTTCACTTTGTTTCGAGAAAGAAGAATACTGTTTCTAGTAGAGAACTAGAACCCATACATTCTGTTTTAATTGAAAGTGAATTATCGGGTTTTGATGATGAAAATCCCTATTTTTTGCCGATAGAGGACTTAAGACAGTTTATCTACCAGAAGGAACAAGAGGGAATCAAAGATTCGAGTTTGGCTACTTTGTATTTCAGTCTGGGAAATATTTATAGAAGAAGGTTAGATAAGGGAGAGTATCAGGATTACAGAAAAGAACAAGAATTAGCAATTGAGTGTTTTAGCAAGGCTGTTGAAGTGCAAAAAGAATTAGATTTAGAGAAAGACTTAGCCACCAGCCTTAACAATTTAGCAGCACTCTACAAATCTCAAGGAAGATACAGCGATGCAGAACCCCTTTATCTGCAATCTTTAGAAATCAAAAAACGCCAACTGGGACAAGACCATCCCGATGTGGCAAACAGTCTCAACAATTTAGCAGCACTCTACGAATTTCAAGGACGCTACAGCGATGCAGAACCTCTTTATCTGCAATCTTTAGAAATCTTAAAACGCCAACTGGGACAAGACCATCCCGATGTGGCAACGAGTCTCAACAATTTAGCATCACTCTACAAATCCCAAGGACGCTACAGCGATGCAGAACCTCTTTATCTGCAATCTTTAGAAATCAGAAAACGCCAACTGGGACAAGACCATCCTAATGTGGCAACGAGTCTCAACAATTTAGCAATATTGTATGAAGCGCAAAATCAATATGCAGAAGCTGAAAATTTTTCTAAACAAGCGTTGGTGATATATCAAAAAAGTTTAGGCGAACAACACCCAGATACACAAAATGCAGCACTTACTGTAAAAATGTTGCATATAATGAAGCTTCTGTATTGCAATAAGGAAACATTGTTTGATGTTCTTAAATCTCTTGCACAACAAGCAGAGTTTCCCGCGTTTAATACAGAAGTATCGCTGGCAATGCTGGAAAAACTAGAGAGCAATCTTGATTTATTGTCAGACATTCGTGAAGCATTGCAGCAGCAAACAGAAGCATTAGATGAGGATACATAA
- a CDS encoding sulfate ABC transporter substrate-binding protein translates to MLNHLFQLSQVLKRPSKRAFTMLLAVSLGFCLLISACKKDTDLAEQSLNSQTQLVSQKNKPIELNIVSFAVTRAAYANIIPLFQHKWQQEQNQEVRFRLSNAGSSTQASAVVNGLPADVVHLALSLDINHIQKAGLIQPGWEQEAPNHSIVTSTIGVIVTRAGNPKNIRTWADLGNTGVSVVTADPKTSGIARWNFLAFWGSVTQTGGTEAQALDFVTRVYENVNVLAKDARDATDIFLRRKQGDVLINYENELILASQEGLAKDNFSVIPQINISIDNPIAVVDKNVDRRGTRQVAEAFVKFLYTPEAQREFAKVGFRPFNPTLVQEFSRKYPPINKLFTVQTLGGWSAVQEKFFKDGGVFDQIQAYIHSRTD, encoded by the coding sequence ATGTTGAATCATCTATTTCAGTTATCTCAAGTATTGAAACGACCTAGCAAGCGAGCCTTTACCATGCTGCTAGCAGTCAGCCTTGGTTTTTGTCTACTCATCTCTGCCTGCAAAAAAGATACAGACTTGGCAGAACAATCCCTGAATAGCCAGACACAACTGGTGAGCCAAAAAAACAAACCCATTGAACTTAACATAGTCTCCTTTGCCGTCACACGAGCAGCTTATGCAAACATCATTCCCCTATTTCAACACAAATGGCAGCAGGAACAGAACCAAGAAGTCAGGTTTCGGCTCAGTAATGCTGGCTCCAGTACTCAAGCCAGTGCTGTAGTCAATGGACTCCCCGCCGATGTAGTACATCTAGCACTGTCACTAGATATCAACCACATTCAGAAAGCTGGTTTAATCCAACCAGGTTGGGAGCAAGAAGCACCAAATCATAGCATTGTCACCAGTACAATCGGTGTCATTGTCACCCGTGCCGGCAATCCTAAAAACATCCGCACTTGGGCAGATTTAGGTAATACTGGGGTTTCTGTAGTCACTGCTGACCCAAAAACATCAGGGATTGCACGCTGGAATTTCTTAGCTTTTTGGGGTTCAGTCACCCAAACCGGGGGAACAGAAGCACAAGCATTAGACTTTGTTACTAGGGTTTATGAAAATGTCAACGTCTTAGCCAAAGATGCGCGAGACGCAACCGACATCTTCCTCAGACGCAAACAGGGAGACGTACTCATCAACTATGAAAACGAGTTAATTCTAGCTTCCCAAGAAGGGTTAGCAAAAGATAACTTTTCCGTAATTCCCCAAATCAATATTTCCATCGACAACCCCATTGCAGTAGTAGATAAAAATGTTGACCGTCGGGGAACACGACAGGTAGCAGAAGCCTTTGTAAAGTTTCTCTACACCCCAGAAGCACAGCGAGAATTTGCCAAAGTTGGATTTCGACCATTCAACCCCACCTTAGTTCAGGAGTTTTCCCGCAAGTATCCCCCCATCAACAAATTATTTACAGTTCAGACATTAGGGGGTTGGAGTGCTGTCCAAGAGAAATTCTTTAAAGACGGCGGAGTTTTTGACCAAATACAGGCATATATCCACAGCCGAACCGATTAA
- a CDS encoding ATP-binding protein, protein MKGSITRETLIKMAVRIALVIVGSTGISYLHIMSTLESQTQRQLEKYITERGQRESSIFLLTKDNHAVLEQDLRRRLDEVNNRQSDFERLLVRSPDGVIRNQPKGFDRSRQPSVFIDKNLAITPEIRDRVLTFYDLVMTYGPSWRSRFQNTYINAPENFMVMYWPEVPWAENATADQGIPKEEYFWIADKKHNPARETVCTALYYDQVARDWTVSCETPIDIKGKQIATVGHDIVLNELLDRTLKDRLQGTYNMIFRGDGRLIAHPEKGDEIKQKLGKFNILNSGDPHLVRIFQLVKDLKPGQVVVENFQDNEYLAIAKLDIPNWYFVTVFPKSILAGLAFDNARFILILGWLSLLIEVTILCFVLRQQVASPLNNLIVATDQITAGDFNIQLDTTRLDELGRLAHSFNVMAGEVYAREARLKQAQEALQATDKLKDEFLANTSHELRTPLNGIIGIAESLIDGVTGKLPASTISNLAMIASSGRRLATLVNDILDFSKLRHQTIELQLKPVAVREIVEVVLTLNRLLIDKKHLQLVNAIPDDLPLVSADENRLQQILYNLIGNAIKFTDSGSVQVSAQLISSEVDGEESQIAITISDTGIGIPSEKVDRIFESFEQADGSTARIYGGTGLGLAISKKLVELHGGEIRVESVIDQGSRFTFTLPVSQISEVSSQGVLVSSRYQFSPVHDSLVSEAEAIAPNAAPDAIAKNRQPATNNPEWSILIVDDEPVNRQVLVNHLSLYNYEITEAASGIEALAILEGGLKPDLILLDVMMPRMTGYDVTRQIRQTWQASELPIVLLTARNQVSDLVVGFEAGANDYLTKPISKDELLARIKVHCSQAAIFLENSRLYQDLQASEVRERDRALHLEQSLQLLQQTQLQLVQSEKMASIGQLVAGVAHEINNPLGFITGNLSHAEAFIQDLIRLLELYRQQYPQPAPVIAAQIEAVDLPYLIEDLPQLITSLKTGTDRICEISTSLRIFSRADTTTKVAFNLHEGINSSLMILKHRLKANNRRSKIEVSKEYGDLPLVNCYPGQLNQVFLNLLGNGIDAIDESIQGQSYEAIQTNPKRIIIRTELSQDRQWARIYIKDNGLGMTEAVKQKIFDHLFTTKPVGQGTGLGLSISYQIVVEKHGGQLLCVSSPGEGAEFVIQIPV, encoded by the coding sequence ATGAAGGGATCAATCACCCGTGAAACCTTGATCAAGATGGCGGTGAGGATTGCCCTGGTGATCGTTGGATCTACGGGAATAAGTTACTTACATATAATGTCTACTCTGGAAAGCCAGACTCAGAGACAGCTAGAGAAATATATTACCGAACGGGGACAGCGGGAAAGTAGTATTTTTCTGTTGACAAAAGACAACCATGCTGTGTTGGAGCAAGATTTGCGGCGAAGACTGGATGAGGTTAACAATCGCCAATCAGACTTTGAGCGGTTGTTGGTGCGATCGCCTGATGGTGTCATTCGTAATCAACCCAAAGGCTTTGACCGCAGCCGTCAACCGAGTGTTTTCATTGACAAAAATCTTGCCATCACCCCAGAAATTCGCGATCGCGTCCTCACTTTTTATGACCTGGTGATGACTTACGGCCCCTCTTGGCGTAGCCGCTTTCAAAATACTTATATTAATGCTCCAGAAAATTTCATGGTGATGTACTGGCCAGAAGTCCCTTGGGCAGAAAATGCCACTGCTGACCAAGGCATTCCCAAAGAAGAATATTTTTGGATTGCTGACAAAAAGCATAATCCAGCCCGTGAAACAGTTTGCACAGCACTCTACTACGATCAGGTTGCTAGAGATTGGACTGTCTCTTGTGAAACACCAATCGATATTAAGGGCAAGCAGATTGCCACCGTAGGACACGATATTGTTTTGAATGAACTGCTTGATCGCACCTTGAAAGATCGGTTGCAAGGCACTTACAACATGATTTTTCGGGGAGATGGTCGCTTGATTGCCCATCCAGAAAAGGGGGATGAGATCAAGCAAAAGCTAGGAAAATTTAATATTCTTAATTCTGGAGATCCACATCTGGTGCGGATTTTTCAGTTGGTGAAAGACCTGAAACCTGGACAGGTAGTGGTGGAAAATTTTCAGGATAACGAGTATTTAGCGATCGCCAAACTTGACATTCCCAACTGGTACTTTGTCACAGTCTTTCCCAAATCAATACTGGCGGGTTTGGCTTTCGATAACGCCCGCTTTATACTCATTTTGGGCTGGCTTTCCCTGCTGATTGAGGTGACAATACTCTGCTTTGTCCTCCGTCAACAGGTTGCATCTCCCCTAAATAACTTAATTGTGGCAACGGATCAGATTACAGCCGGCGATTTCAATATCCAACTGGATACCACAAGACTTGATGAACTGGGAAGACTGGCACATTCTTTCAATGTAATGGCGGGGGAGGTTTATGCACGTGAAGCCAGACTCAAGCAGGCCCAGGAAGCACTCCAGGCAACCGATAAACTCAAGGATGAATTTTTAGCCAACACCTCCCACGAACTCCGGACACCGCTGAATGGGATTATTGGCATTGCCGAATCACTGATTGATGGGGTGACAGGTAAACTGCCAGCTAGCACAATTTCTAATCTAGCGATGATTGCCAGTAGCGGTCGGCGATTAGCGACACTTGTGAATGATATTCTGGATTTCTCCAAACTCAGACACCAGACAATTGAACTGCAACTCAAGCCTGTAGCGGTGCGAGAAATTGTCGAAGTGGTATTGACCCTTAACCGACTGTTGATTGATAAAAAGCATCTACAACTGGTAAACGCGATTCCCGACGATTTGCCTTTGGTGAGTGCGGATGAAAATCGCCTCCAGCAAATTTTATATAACTTGATTGGGAATGCCATTAAATTTACTGACAGTGGCAGCGTGCAAGTATCTGCACAGTTAATTAGTAGCGAGGTAGATGGGGAAGAATCCCAGATTGCCATCACCATTTCTGATACTGGCATCGGTATCCCATCCGAGAAAGTAGACCGGATTTTTGAGTCGTTTGAGCAGGCTGATGGTTCTACAGCCAGGATTTACGGTGGTACAGGTTTGGGGCTAGCTATCTCTAAGAAGTTGGTCGAGTTGCACGGTGGAGAAATTCGCGTTGAATCGGTGATTGATCAAGGTTCGCGATTTACCTTTACCCTACCAGTTAGCCAGATATCGGAGGTTAGCAGTCAGGGTGTTTTGGTATCCAGCAGATATCAATTTTCCCCTGTGCATGACTCTTTAGTTTCTGAAGCTGAGGCGATTGCGCCGAATGCAGCGCCAGATGCGATCGCTAAAAATAGACAACCTGCAACAAACAACCCTGAATGGTCAATCCTGATTGTGGATGATGAACCAGTCAACCGTCAGGTTTTAGTCAATCATTTATCCCTTTACAACTATGAAATTACCGAGGCGGCTTCTGGTATTGAAGCTCTAGCTATACTGGAGGGCGGACTGAAACCTGATTTAATTTTGCTAGATGTGATGATGCCGCGAATGACAGGCTATGACGTCACGCGCCAAATTCGCCAAACCTGGCAAGCATCGGAGTTACCGATTGTATTACTAACTGCCAGGAACCAAGTTTCTGATTTGGTGGTTGGCTTCGAGGCAGGAGCCAATGATTACCTAACCAAGCCAATCTCCAAAGATGAACTACTAGCACGGATTAAAGTCCATTGCTCCCAAGCGGCTATATTCTTGGAAAATTCCCGGCTATACCAGGATTTACAAGCATCGGAAGTGAGAGAACGCGATCGCGCTTTGCACCTTGAGCAGTCTCTGCAACTTCTCCAGCAAACCCAACTCCAGCTTGTGCAGAGTGAAAAAATGGCGAGTATTGGTCAACTTGTGGCTGGAGTCGCCCACGAAATTAACAATCCACTGGGCTTTATTACAGGTAATTTGAGTCATGCCGAAGCATTTATTCAAGATTTAATTCGTCTGTTGGAACTCTATCGGCAGCAATATCCCCAGCCTGCACCAGTAATTGCCGCCCAAATCGAGGCGGTTGATTTGCCGTACTTGATAGAAGATTTGCCCCAGTTAATCACCTCTCTCAAAACTGGCACAGATCGCATCTGCGAAATTAGCACCTCCTTACGAATCTTCTCACGGGCAGATACCACAACTAAGGTTGCCTTTAATCTGCATGAGGGGATTAACAGCAGCTTAATGATTTTGAAACATCGCCTCAAAGCTAATAATCGGCGTTCTAAGATTGAGGTGAGCAAAGAATATGGAGATTTACCGCTAGTCAATTGCTATCCTGGACAACTCAACCAAGTATTTCTCAATCTGCTAGGCAATGGGATTGATGCCATAGATGAGTCGATTCAGGGGCAGTCCTACGAAGCAATTCAGACTAATCCCAAGAGAATTATCATCCGCACCGAACTATCTCAGGATCGACAGTGGGCACGCATATACATCAAGGACAACGGACTGGGGATGACTGAAGCAGTGAAGCAGAAGATATTTGACCATCTGTTCACTACCAAACCCGTTGGACAAGGTACAGGGTTGGGCTTGTCAATCAGTTATCAAATTGTCGTAGAAAAACATGGTGGCCAGCTACTCTGTGTTTCCTCCCCAGGAGAGGGCGCAGAATTTGTCATTCAGATTCCAGTTTAG
- a CDS encoding phosphate-starvation-inducible PsiE family protein has product MYKQKRFKSRFLFYDRWLDRHSIVRNMEAFQDLIVIVLCFGLFAVMLIQLWGIFTALSQSLDYKTVTAKILFVLILVELFRLLMVYLQEHSISVGVAVEVTIVSLLREVVVHGALEISGMQTAAICGLLLILGGLLVVCAKTPHMDCISANTKFCPLTYSDSSDRDSNLEFQYSRNCDENQPLA; this is encoded by the coding sequence ATGTACAAGCAAAAGCGCTTCAAGAGTCGGTTTTTATTTTACGATCGCTGGCTTGACCGGCATTCAATAGTTCGTAACATGGAGGCTTTCCAAGACTTAATTGTGATTGTCTTGTGTTTTGGATTGTTCGCCGTCATGTTGATACAATTGTGGGGGATATTTACCGCTCTTTCCCAGTCACTAGACTATAAAACAGTGACAGCAAAAATACTCTTTGTATTGATTTTAGTGGAGTTATTTCGCCTCCTGATGGTCTACTTACAAGAACATAGTATTTCTGTGGGAGTAGCAGTAGAAGTAACAATTGTATCTTTGCTACGGGAAGTAGTGGTTCACGGCGCCCTAGAAATTTCTGGAATGCAAACAGCAGCCATTTGCGGCTTATTGTTAATTTTGGGTGGGTTATTAGTAGTATGTGCAAAAACGCCACACATGGATTGCATCAGTGCTAATACAAAATTTTGCCCGCTGACCTATTCAGATAGTAGTGACCGGGACAGCAATCTAGAATTTCAGTATTCACGTAACTGTGATGAAAATCAGCCGCTGGCGTAA
- a CDS encoding tetratricopeptide repeat protein: MSASILYPSLQHPLLAQTGNQAATDALNQGLQAIQTGKVQDAIAFFRQATQLDPTLAPAQYNLGLALRQAGQLQPAADAFYQATQADPQFAAAFANLGGALLEGNNLQLANDYLQRAIELEPKLGFAHYNLGLLGEQQKDWQKAIASFKKATEYSQNAPEPAYHLGVSYLQQGKIDQAKEAFKKAIKINPKYPEAHYNLASILFNQGKYPEALAAFRNSATANTNYANAYYGAGLVFIQLKQYAEAAQVFQYAKDLFNAQGNPQWATKANQWLQQAQTLNYQPR; this comes from the coding sequence GTGAGTGCAAGCATCCTTTACCCTTCACTCCAACACCCGTTACTGGCACAAACTGGCAATCAAGCTGCCACAGACGCATTAAATCAAGGCTTACAGGCGATTCAGACCGGGAAAGTGCAAGATGCGATCGCCTTTTTTCGCCAAGCAACCCAGTTAGATCCGACATTAGCACCAGCACAATATAATTTGGGTTTAGCACTGCGACAAGCGGGACAATTACAACCTGCGGCAGATGCATTTTATCAAGCAACCCAGGCAGATCCTCAGTTTGCTGCCGCTTTCGCCAATTTAGGCGGCGCATTATTAGAAGGGAATAACTTACAGTTAGCCAACGATTACTTACAACGGGCGATAGAACTGGAACCCAAGCTGGGCTTTGCTCACTATAACTTAGGCTTGCTAGGAGAGCAGCAAAAAGATTGGCAAAAGGCGATCGCCTCCTTTAAAAAAGCCACAGAATATAGCCAAAACGCCCCGGAACCCGCCTACCACTTGGGAGTATCTTATCTCCAACAAGGTAAAATTGACCAAGCCAAAGAAGCCTTTAAAAAAGCAATCAAAATCAATCCCAAATATCCAGAAGCTCACTACAATCTTGCCTCAATTTTGTTCAATCAGGGCAAATATCCCGAAGCCTTAGCAGCTTTCAGAAACTCAGCCACAGCTAACACTAACTATGCCAACGCTTATTATGGTGCAGGGTTAGTTTTTATCCAGTTAAAACAGTATGCTGAAGCGGCGCAAGTATTCCAATATGCCAAAGATTTATTTAATGCTCAGGGTAATCCCCAGTGGGCAACCAAAGCTAATCAATGGTTGCAACAAGCACAAACTTTAAATTACCAACCTCGCTGA